Proteins from one Triticum aestivum cultivar Chinese Spring chromosome 7A, IWGSC CS RefSeq v2.1, whole genome shotgun sequence genomic window:
- the LOC123147952 gene encoding uncharacterized protein, protein MDSFPPPPPPPPSGPVLLPFSSDSPLPSLPWPDLIAGAAGATLRLVSAHSRHFLALSCLLLLPLSLLLLSLPAPFPGASPSVSLRSPQDSWSTPLLLLALVAALLYLAAFAAVAASAHAGFFGRPVKLLASLRSVPASVLRLLLTALPASPLLLIPLLPLPAEISTGIALLGVALLVPFWSLAGAAAIVESTAGPSPLRQSCRLLSGARLAALSAFLVFAAGIGVVLWGFSGVAMETYDAATGWAGMAPVVVKAMVGTAVLAAMMLYGIVINVVLYMHCRAIHGELTGEIYNEFASSYVYLTFDEGKDRHIVSVVTLWP, encoded by the coding sequence ATGGACTCTTTCCCGCcgccccccccgccgccgccgtctgggCCGGTGCTCTTGCCCTTCTCCTCCGATTCGCCGTTGCCCTCTCTCCCTTGGCCTGACCTCATCGCCGGCGCGGCCGGTGCCACCCTCCGCCTCGTCTCCGCCCACTCACGCCACTTCCTCGCCCTCTCCtgcctcctcctgctgccgctctccctcctcctcctctccctccccgCGCCCTTCCCCGGCGCCTCCCCTTCCGTCTCCCTCCGATCCCCGCAAGATTCTTGGAGCACCCCCCTCCTGCTTCTCGCTCTCGTGGCGGCGCTTCTTTAcctcgccgccttcgccgccgtcgccgccagcgCGCACGCCGGGTTCTTCGGCCGCCCCGTCAAGCTCCTCGCCTCGCTCCGCTCCGTGCCCGCCTCCGTTCTCCGCCTCCTCCTCACAGCTCTCCCGGCCTCACCTCTTCTGCTTATCCCCCTGCTCCCACTGCCCGCTGAAATCAGCACAGGTATTGCTCTTCTCGGCGTCGCCCTCTTAGTCCCCTTCTGGTCCCTCGCCGGCGCCGCAGCCATCGTGGAGTCCACTGCTGGGCCCTCCCCGCTCCGCCAGAGCTGCCGGCTGCTCTCCGGCGCACGCCTGGCGGCGCTCTCCGCGTTCTTGGTCTTTGCCGCAGGCATTGGGGTAGTACTCTGGGGTTTCAGTGGGGTGGCCATGGAGACATATGATGCTGCCACCGGTTGGGCTGGCATGGCGCCGGTTGTGGTCAAGGCCATGGTTGGAACGGCAGTGTTGGCCGCAATGATGCTTTATGGAATCGTGATCAACGTGGTATTGTATATGCACTGCCGTGCAATCCATGGGGAGCTCACCGGAGAGATCTACAATGAATTTGCAAGCTCATATGTCTACCTGACGTTCGATGAGGGCAAGGATCGTCATATTGTATCGGTGGTCACACTGTGGCCTTGA